One genomic segment of uncultured Desulfobacter sp. includes these proteins:
- a CDS encoding cytochrome c3 family protein: MEIIILASLTLLTIVILVVLVGTKGKPLTLISHFHSFPAQVKENKIQLVVLSALIILVVLFAYAYYIMPHVNAGPVQPIAFSHRLHAGNKKIDCRFCHSYVDRSAHPGIPPVEKCLYCHNFIIPNHPEIRKEHNYFDTQTPTPWKKVFYVPEHVMFNHERHIKREFECEACHGDVAGTDRLKRHEFKMGFCVQCHRKEEANLDCWLSCHN, from the coding sequence ATGGAAATAATAATACTGGCATCCCTGACACTCTTAACTATTGTCATTCTGGTTGTTCTGGTGGGAACAAAAGGCAAGCCCCTGACCCTTATCTCCCACTTTCACTCTTTTCCAGCCCAGGTAAAAGAAAATAAAATCCAATTGGTTGTCTTAAGTGCTTTAATCATCCTCGTTGTTCTATTTGCCTATGCCTATTATATCATGCCCCATGTGAATGCAGGGCCGGTTCAGCCCATCGCTTTCAGCCACAGACTCCATGCAGGCAACAAAAAAATTGACTGCCGTTTTTGTCATTCATATGTGGACCGGTCGGCCCATCCCGGGATACCGCCGGTTGAAAAATGTCTTTACTGCCACAACTTTATTATTCCCAATCACCCGGAAATCAGAAAAGAGCACAATTACTTTGATACCCAGACACCCACACCGTGGAAAAAGGTTTTTTATGTACCCGAACATGTCATGTTCAACCATGAACGCCACATAAAAAGAGAGTTTGAGTGTGAAGCCTGTCACGGGGACGTTGCAGGAACTGACAGACTTAAGCGCCACGAATTTAAAATGGGGTTTTGTGTCCAATGTCACAGGAAAGAAGAAGCGAACTTAGACTGCTGGCTTTCCTGTCACAACTAA